The following are from one region of the Spirochaetota bacterium genome:
- a CDS encoding homocysteine S-methyltransferase family protein translates to MNFIDRLHNADPLVLDGAMGTEIFRHLPDYRGCVEMLNLERPDVIERVYGAYVSCGADIIETNTFGGSRLKLAEYGLSGRCREINRAAAALARATAAPRGVYVAGSIGPSGSLAEPLGETRVDELYESFAEQARGLAEGGVDLFIIETMSDLLEAKTALRAVKDITDLPVIASMTFEENGKTISGTGMLAALASLAQAGADAVGANCSMGPDGLVGLYKSHIGLLSEIGVPLSVWANAGLPEIQDGKTFYSLSPERFAGLSMIFADLGIKVIGGCCGTTPEHIRALKDRLKDVSGSALRGKRSFSYITGRFTAIDTRKHEGLVVIGERLNPTARKKFAEELKTGLFAFLREESRRQVDEGAHVLDINVGVPGIDEPAAMRECLRILSTGVRTPLMIDSDNPAVLEAALALYPGSGIVNSISGKGKSLETVAPLVARYGFFTVALCMDEGGIHREAEKRIAIGERILAELGRRGIGPQRVFIDPLMLAESAEPGAAMETLKVIGHFAERGIKTSLGLSNISFGLPARRHINTVFLHLARQKGLTAAIINPSGVREISGYSAEERHALDFLTGSDPGASRYIAFMSGKDADAGSKPAARTASGPIETILAMVLDGDNDAIAVTVESALAAHTPDEIMNSGLIKGLERVGELYSGGEYFLPQMIASANAMKKGFTVLKPLLSRTASRKLGKVVICTVRGDVHDIGKNIVAMMLENHGFEVMDLGKDVPSEEVVAAAKESGADLICLSSLLTTTMNEMSVIAQRVREDGLGAKLLIGGAVVTEEYAQRIGAHYAADAVTGVAKAKELMGA, encoded by the coding sequence ATGAACTTTATCGACCGACTCCACAACGCCGATCCCCTGGTGCTCGACGGCGCCATGGGCACCGAGATATTCCGCCACCTTCCCGACTACCGGGGCTGCGTGGAGATGCTGAACCTGGAGCGGCCCGACGTCATAGAGCGCGTGTACGGCGCCTATGTCTCGTGCGGGGCCGATATCATCGAAACCAACACCTTCGGCGGAAGCCGGCTCAAGCTCGCCGAGTACGGGCTTAGCGGACGCTGCCGCGAGATCAACCGCGCGGCGGCCGCTCTCGCTCGCGCCACGGCCGCGCCGCGGGGCGTGTACGTGGCGGGCTCCATCGGCCCCTCCGGCAGTCTCGCCGAGCCGCTCGGCGAGACGCGCGTGGACGAGCTCTACGAGTCCTTCGCCGAGCAGGCGCGCGGGCTCGCCGAGGGCGGTGTTGACCTCTTCATCATCGAGACCATGAGCGACCTCCTGGAGGCAAAGACGGCCCTGCGAGCGGTTAAAGACATCACCGACCTGCCCGTCATCGCCAGCATGACCTTCGAGGAGAACGGAAAGACCATCAGCGGCACCGGCATGCTCGCTGCGCTCGCATCGCTCGCGCAGGCGGGCGCGGACGCGGTCGGCGCCAACTGCAGCATGGGGCCCGACGGGCTCGTCGGCCTGTACAAATCGCACATCGGTCTTCTCAGTGAAATCGGTGTGCCGCTCAGTGTGTGGGCGAACGCCGGGCTTCCTGAAATCCAGGACGGAAAGACCTTCTACTCGCTCTCGCCGGAGCGTTTCGCCGGGCTTTCGATGATCTTCGCCGACCTGGGCATAAAGGTCATCGGCGGCTGCTGCGGCACCACGCCCGAGCACATCCGCGCGCTGAAAGACCGTCTTAAAGATGTTTCCGGAAGCGCACTGCGCGGGAAAAGGAGCTTTTCATATATCACCGGCCGCTTCACCGCGATCGACACGAGAAAACACGAGGGGCTCGTCGTCATCGGCGAGCGACTTAACCCGACCGCCCGCAAAAAGTTCGCCGAAGAGCTTAAGACCGGGCTGTTCGCCTTTCTCCGCGAGGAATCGCGCAGGCAGGTGGACGAGGGCGCGCATGTGCTCGACATCAACGTGGGCGTCCCCGGCATCGACGAACCGGCCGCCATGCGCGAATGCCTGCGCATTCTTTCAACGGGCGTCAGGACGCCCCTCATGATCGACTCGGACAATCCGGCGGTGCTCGAGGCGGCGCTTGCGCTCTATCCCGGCTCGGGCATCGTCAATTCCATAAGCGGCAAGGGGAAGAGTCTGGAAACGGTCGCCCCGCTTGTTGCTCGCTACGGCTTCTTCACCGTGGCGCTCTGCATGGACGAGGGCGGAATTCACCGCGAGGCCGAAAAGCGCATCGCCATCGGCGAGCGCATCCTCGCGGAGCTTGGGCGTCGGGGCATCGGACCACAGCGCGTCTTCATCGACCCGCTCATGCTCGCCGAGAGCGCCGAGCCCGGCGCGGCCATGGAGACGCTCAAGGTCATCGGGCATTTCGCGGAAAGGGGGATCAAGACGAGCCTCGGGCTCAGCAATATATCGTTCGGCCTGCCGGCGCGCAGGCACATCAACACCGTCTTTCTGCACCTGGCACGCCAAAAGGGACTTACCGCGGCCATCATCAACCCCTCGGGGGTGCGCGAAATCTCCGGATACTCGGCGGAGGAGCGCCACGCGCTCGACTTTCTCACCGGTTCCGACCCCGGCGCATCCCGCTACATCGCCTTCATGAGCGGGAAAGATGCCGATGCCGGTTCCAAACCGGCCGCACGCACAGCCTCGGGGCCCATAGAAACCATCCTCGCCATGGTGCTGGACGGCGACAACGACGCCATCGCGGTGACCGTGGAATCGGCACTCGCCGCGCATACCCCCGATGAGATTATGAACTCCGGGCTGATAAAGGGCCTCGAGCGCGTGGGCGAGCTGTACTCCGGCGGCGAGTACTTCCTCCCGCAGATGATCGCCTCGGCGAACGCCATGAAAAAGGGTTTCACCGTACTGAAACCGCTCCTTTCAAGGACCGCCTCGCGGAAGCTCGGCAAAGTGGTGATCTGCACCGTACGGGGCGACGTGCACGATATCGGAAAGAACATCGTGGCGATGATGCTCGAAAACCACGGATTCGAGGTGATGGACCTCGGCAAGGACGTGCCCTCCGAGGAGGTGGTCGCCGCGGCGAAGGAGTCCGGCGCCGACCTCATCTGCCTCAGCTCGCTCCTCACCACCACGATGAACGAGATGAGCGTTATCGCACAGCGTGTGCGTGAAGATGGGCTTGGCGCGAAGCTCCTCATCGGCGGCGCGGTGGTCACCGAAGAGTACGCCCAACGCATCGGCGCGCACTACGCCGCCGACGCAGTGACGGGCGTGGCCAAAGCGAAGGAGCTTATGGGCGCCTGA
- a CDS encoding molybdopterin-dependent oxidoreductase, whose protein sequence is MEKLERREVIMMAGGALAGATVGTLFSGAPFLGLQWLVEWTQDQFVPAPGEEKYLQGRCLLCPSACALLVRMIGNRAVKVETANTGCYKPQLAIQMLYHPERIKNPLKRIGKKGSGKFAPVSWEEAIKDIAAKIDGLRSSGNATRIAAVSGSAAFASGEILKRLVRASGSPNVYSEPCLNTLSAAATRLTQGQSGSIYYDFENADFILSFGARLVEGWGDPGRMNKALVGWKERKARYVQIDTACTRSASMADRWVPVNAGTETVLALGIANQLIAMGRRSGGANFAQWSQIVINDYAPERVAEITGVGVDAIREIAREFASARNPIAVAGRGASAVSSSTVEFAAVQALNSLAGSLGRRGGVLLVDYAGLGEVAVNAAGARGLDDFIKNGAADLIFINEANPVHRSVYGKAFAEKLKKDTMVVALLPLLNDSAAYADYVLPTISPIEGEPVGPRFRAMHPVDALLAIAKAVKGLESAFPWTGRKDVFSLIGRQNVKAAGNFTFPVELFKAYLAEFSKKIGDKNYPLALLPIEAPMVGDGDGLALPYVLKGLDSVTLTGAKLWVMMNPETAKREGVSEGSRIDIESARGEIGSVKVHITKTIAPGAVAIPIGFGHEFYTRYAEDKGVNAKEIMSDDIDPISGAADWWFTRVKIS, encoded by the coding sequence ATGGAAAAGCTTGAGAGACGTGAAGTTATAATGATGGCGGGTGGCGCCCTCGCCGGCGCGACCGTTGGAACGCTCTTTTCGGGCGCGCCCTTCCTCGGCCTGCAGTGGCTTGTCGAGTGGACGCAGGACCAGTTCGTACCCGCCCCCGGCGAAGAGAAATACCTGCAGGGCCGCTGCCTGCTCTGCCCGAGCGCCTGCGCCCTTTTAGTGCGGATGATCGGAAACCGCGCCGTGAAGGTTGAAACCGCCAATACCGGCTGCTACAAACCACAGCTTGCCATACAGATGCTCTATCATCCCGAACGCATTAAAAACCCGCTCAAGAGGATCGGCAAAAAGGGTTCGGGCAAGTTCGCCCCGGTAAGCTGGGAAGAGGCCATAAAGGACATCGCCGCGAAAATCGACGGACTACGGTCGAGCGGTAATGCCACACGGATCGCCGCCGTGAGCGGCTCCGCCGCCTTCGCCTCCGGCGAGATACTGAAGCGCCTCGTCAGGGCCTCGGGAAGCCCCAATGTCTACAGCGAGCCCTGTCTGAACACCCTGTCGGCCGCGGCCACCCGCCTCACCCAGGGTCAGTCCGGCTCAATTTACTACGACTTCGAGAACGCCGATTTCATACTGAGCTTCGGCGCGCGGCTCGTCGAGGGCTGGGGAGACCCGGGCAGGATGAACAAGGCCCTCGTGGGCTGGAAAGAGCGCAAGGCGCGCTACGTACAGATCGACACGGCATGCACCAGAAGCGCTTCGATGGCCGACAGGTGGGTGCCGGTCAACGCCGGGACCGAAACGGTCCTCGCGCTGGGCATCGCCAACCAGCTCATCGCCATGGGCAGGCGCTCCGGCGGCGCCAACTTCGCCCAGTGGTCGCAGATCGTCATCAATGACTATGCGCCCGAAAGGGTCGCCGAAATCACCGGTGTCGGCGTGGACGCCATCAGGGAGATCGCCAGGGAATTCGCCTCTGCGCGCAACCCGATAGCCGTCGCCGGCAGGGGCGCGTCGGCCGTCTCATCCTCAACCGTCGAGTTTGCCGCCGTACAGGCGCTTAACAGCCTGGCGGGAAGTCTCGGCCGCAGGGGCGGCGTGTTGCTTGTGGATTACGCGGGCCTCGGCGAAGTCGCGGTCAACGCGGCGGGCGCCAGGGGGCTCGACGATTTCATCAAGAACGGCGCGGCCGACCTCATTTTCATAAACGAGGCGAACCCGGTGCACCGCAGCGTGTACGGCAAGGCGTTCGCCGAAAAGCTTAAAAAGGACACCATGGTGGTGGCATTGCTGCCGCTCCTCAACGACTCGGCGGCATACGCCGACTACGTGCTTCCGACCATTTCGCCGATAGAGGGCGAACCGGTAGGGCCGCGCTTCAGGGCGATGCATCCGGTCGACGCGCTGCTCGCCATAGCGAAGGCGGTGAAGGGGCTTGAGAGCGCCTTCCCGTGGACGGGCCGTAAAGACGTTTTTTCGCTCATCGGCCGGCAGAACGTAAAGGCCGCGGGGAACTTCACCTTCCCGGTCGAGCTCTTCAAGGCCTACCTTGCCGAATTTTCGAAGAAAATCGGCGACAAAAACTACCCGCTCGCACTCCTTCCCATCGAGGCGCCCATGGTAGGCGACGGCGACGGGCTCGCGCTCCCCTACGTGCTCAAGGGCCTCGACTCGGTGACCCTCACGGGCGCCAAGCTGTGGGTGATGATGAATCCCGAAACGGCGAAGCGGGAAGGAGTTTCCGAGGGCTCGAGGATCGATATCGAGTCCGCACGGGGCGAGATCGGCAGCGTGAAGGTGCACATCACCAAAACAATCGCTCCCGGTGCGGTGGCCATTCCGATCGGGTTCGGCCACGAGTTTTACACCCGGTACGCCGAGGACAAGGGCGTCAACGCCAAGGAAATCATGTCCGACGATATAGATCCCATATCCGGTGCCGCCGACTGGTGGTTTACCAGGGTAAAAATCAGCTAA
- a CDS encoding 4Fe-4S dicluster domain-containing protein, whose amino-acid sequence MSGQEAPKKKVSDMKRLWGMSIDLDKCTGCGACQVACSQENNMPIFEDDSDLPKRVVFLDLMKVTNEMDKGAKFGDVKVAYLPKMCMQCAGNDPDNPYPPCVSVCPVVATDIGDDGVVSQIWSRCIGCRYCQASCPYEARVFHWWKPVYEGSFKEGLNPDVSVSSRGAVVKCTFCSHIWKRERDRMIAKGITDINAVQYTPSCVSSCPTGAMKFGDLKDPRSPVYEEKLRRDPRAVRLVHSIDELRDTNPAEYDRRMKIKQFPNPKVWYLTGSEWLRKKLSVFEKS is encoded by the coding sequence ATGAGCGGTCAAGAAGCGCCAAAGAAGAAAGTAAGCGACATGAAACGACTGTGGGGAATGTCCATAGATCTCGATAAATGCACCGGATGCGGGGCGTGCCAGGTGGCGTGCAGCCAGGAAAACAACATGCCGATATTCGAGGACGATTCGGACCTGCCCAAGCGCGTGGTCTTTCTCGACCTGATGAAAGTCACGAACGAAATGGACAAGGGCGCGAAGTTTGGCGATGTGAAGGTCGCGTATCTGCCCAAGATGTGCATGCAGTGCGCGGGCAACGACCCGGATAACCCCTACCCTCCCTGCGTCTCGGTATGCCCGGTGGTGGCCACCGACATTGGCGACGACGGCGTTGTGAGCCAGATATGGTCGCGCTGCATCGGCTGCCGGTACTGCCAGGCGTCGTGCCCCTACGAGGCGCGCGTATTCCACTGGTGGAAGCCCGTATACGAGGGGAGCTTTAAGGAGGGCCTCAACCCGGACGTATCGGTCTCCTCGCGCGGCGCCGTGGTAAAGTGCACCTTCTGCAGCCACATCTGGAAACGCGAGCGCGACAGGATGATAGCCAAGGGCATCACCGACATCAACGCGGTACAGTACACGCCCTCTTGCGTTTCCTCCTGCCCCACCGGCGCAATGAAATTCGGCGATCTTAAAGATCCGAGGTCGCCGGTTTATGAAGAGAAACTCCGCAGGGACCCCCGTGCGGTCCGCCTCGTGCACTCCATCGACGAGCTCAGGGACACCAACCCGGCCGAATACGATCGTCGCATGAAGATCAAGCAATTTCCGAACCCCAAGGTCTGGTATCTCACCGGCAGCGAGTGGCTCAGGAAGAAGCTGAGCGTATTTGAGAAATCCTAA
- the nrfD gene encoding NrfD/PsrC family molybdoenzyme membrane anchor subunit, translating into MKNFIELLRNEWNSYSKNTQIALYVLFGLSALFVIFAIQILFWGLGYTDMNNNFAMGLWIIGDLGLVALGGGAFFTGFLLYILRVDKLNPLINSTVLLGFMCYLFTFILLVFDIGQPLRAWFGYAYPNWGPGLLPISMLTEVVWCLTLYFCVLCVELIPIPLKHKIMDNIPFFRYFGHYLHKLMWIMAAVGTFLSFFHQGSLGGGMWGVLYGKPVWFRPHYFFLAIVAATAGGTAFMMLIPKIAGKIMKKEVAPKETFMTLARISGVMFVFYLIFRLYDLYSLTVKYVPLADRSYADILGGYYGWWVVIAELLLCLVPIVVFNVAKLREREKYYMAGLIAGVSAISMSKVEAVLHGFSVPNFPWKGFTVYNPTIQEWFIFLGSLAIMTLVYMWFARYLPLFPHLHKGGHGDNKAHT; encoded by the coding sequence GTGAAGAACTTTATTGAACTGTTAAGGAACGAATGGAACAGCTATTCGAAGAACACGCAGATCGCCCTGTATGTTCTCTTCGGGCTGTCCGCGCTTTTCGTAATCTTCGCCATCCAGATACTGTTCTGGGGGCTGGGATACACCGACATGAACAACAATTTCGCCATGGGCCTGTGGATCATCGGCGACCTGGGACTGGTGGCGCTCGGCGGCGGGGCCTTCTTTACCGGCTTCCTCCTGTACATCCTCAGGGTGGACAAGCTCAATCCGCTCATCAACTCGACCGTGCTCCTGGGATTCATGTGCTACCTGTTCACCTTCATCCTTCTGGTATTCGACATCGGGCAGCCGCTCAGGGCCTGGTTCGGCTACGCCTATCCCAACTGGGGCCCGGGCCTCCTGCCCATATCCATGCTGACCGAGGTCGTCTGGTGTCTGACCTTATATTTCTGCGTGCTCTGCGTCGAGCTCATTCCGATTCCGCTGAAGCACAAGATCATGGACAATATCCCCTTCTTTCGTTATTTCGGGCACTACCTCCACAAGCTCATGTGGATCATGGCGGCGGTGGGCACCTTCCTTTCGTTCTTCCACCAGGGATCACTCGGTGGAGGCATGTGGGGAGTTCTCTACGGAAAGCCCGTATGGTTCAGGCCGCACTATTTCTTCCTGGCGATCGTCGCGGCGACCGCGGGAGGCACCGCGTTCATGATGCTCATCCCGAAGATCGCCGGAAAGATCATGAAGAAGGAAGTGGCGCCAAAGGAAACATTCATGACGCTGGCGCGCATTTCGGGCGTTATGTTCGTGTTCTACCTCATATTCAGGTTGTACGACCTGTACAGCCTGACTGTCAAATACGTGCCGCTCGCCGATCGCAGCTATGCCGATATCCTCGGTGGGTACTATGGCTGGTGGGTCGTCATCGCCGAGCTTTTGCTCTGCCTGGTGCCGATCGTGGTCTTCAACGTCGCGAAGCTCCGCGAGCGGGAGAAGTATTACATGGCGGGACTCATCGCCGGCGTGTCGGCCATCTCGATGAGCAAGGTGGAGGCGGTGCTTCATGGATTCTCTGTGCCGAACTTTCCGTGGAAAGGATTCACCGTGTACAACCCGACAATACAGGAGTGGTTCATATTCCTGGGCTCGCTCGCCATCATGACGCTCGTCTACATGTGGTTTGCCCGCTATCTCCCGCTCTTTCCGCATCTGCACAAGGGCGGACACGGGGACAACAAAGCGCACACCTGA
- the folD gene encoding bifunctional methylenetetrahydrofolate dehydrogenase/methenyltetrahydrofolate cyclohydrolase FolD: MALIIDGKKIAAEIRDGIRKEVIALKERHGAVPGLAVVLVGNDPASSVYVRNKGVACEEAGFMSFQYTIPETTDQKELVSLIDELNARNDVDGILVQLPLPKQIDETAIVNRIDPRKDVDAFHPANVGKILIGDEDGFLPCTPHGCKILINRAVPSLKGKHLVMVGRSNIVGKPMAAMMVQKKKDADCIVTVCHTAAPDISYYTRQADVLVVAAGRAEMITGSMVKEGAVVIDVGMNRITHPDDPSKTKLVGDVKFDEVEKIASAITPVPGGVGPMTITMLLSNTLKAFKLHRGVR; this comes from the coding sequence ATGGCTCTGATAATTGACGGAAAGAAGATAGCGGCCGAGATTCGGGACGGGATACGCAAGGAAGTGATCGCCCTTAAGGAGCGCCATGGGGCGGTGCCGGGGCTTGCGGTGGTGCTGGTAGGCAATGATCCGGCCTCGTCGGTCTATGTCCGCAACAAGGGGGTGGCCTGCGAGGAGGCGGGTTTCATGTCGTTTCAATATACGATTCCCGAAACCACCGATCAAAAGGAGCTGGTTTCGCTGATCGACGAACTGAACGCCAGGAATGACGTTGATGGAATCCTCGTTCAGCTGCCGCTTCCGAAGCAGATCGACGAGACCGCAATCGTCAATCGCATAGATCCCCGGAAGGACGTGGATGCCTTCCATCCCGCCAACGTGGGAAAAATTCTGATAGGTGACGAAGACGGCTTTCTGCCCTGCACGCCGCACGGATGCAAGATCCTCATCAACAGGGCCGTGCCGAGCCTGAAGGGCAAGCACCTCGTGATGGTGGGACGGAGCAACATAGTGGGCAAGCCCATGGCCGCAATGATGGTACAGAAGAAAAAGGACGCCGACTGCATCGTAACCGTCTGTCATACCGCGGCCCCCGACATCTCGTATTATACGCGCCAGGCGGACGTGCTGGTGGTGGCGGCGGGAAGGGCGGAGATGATCACCGGCTCGATGGTGAAGGAAGGCGCCGTGGTCATCGACGTGGGTATGAACAGGATAACCCATCCCGACGATCCCTCAAAGACAAAGCTGGTGGGAGATGTCAAGTTCGACGAGGTCGAGAAGATCGCCTCGGCCATAACCCCGGTTCCGGGGGGCGTCGGCCCCATGACGATCACCATGCTGCTTTCCAACACGCTAAAGGCGTTCAAACTGCATCGTGGTGTACGGTGA
- a CDS encoding archease, which translates to MPFEELEDVTSADIALRIFGGTVGELFVSAGEALRAVMLGGAARRAEGMEISFELRAESIEMLLFSFLNELLFHKDSSALLVSPTVVDVDHGPGGASLRCAAVAERIEPALHDFIVDIKAVTMHRFSVCYENGAWTATVVFDV; encoded by the coding sequence GTGCCCTTCGAAGAGTTAGAGGACGTAACCAGCGCCGACATCGCGCTCAGGATTTTCGGCGGCACGGTCGGTGAGCTTTTCGTCTCGGCGGGCGAGGCCCTGCGGGCGGTAATGCTCGGGGGCGCCGCTCGTCGCGCCGAAGGCATGGAAATATCATTCGAGCTGCGCGCCGAATCCATCGAGATGCTGCTTTTTTCCTTTCTCAATGAGCTCCTGTTTCATAAAGATTCGTCGGCCCTGCTCGTCAGCCCGACGGTAGTGGACGTGGATCATGGCCCCGGCGGTGCCTCATTGCGATGCGCCGCGGTCGCTGAGCGGATTGAACCCGCACTCCATGATTTTATCGTCGATATCAAGGCGGTCACCATGCATCGGTTTTCGGTATGCTACGAGAACGGCGCATGGACGGCGACGGTCGTCTTCGATGTGTAA